A genomic segment from Aegilops tauschii subsp. strangulata cultivar AL8/78 chromosome 1, Aet v6.0, whole genome shotgun sequence encodes:
- the LOC109734616 gene encoding tetraspanin-10 yields the protein MAGSSTSTFVIRWINFLTMILAILVVGFGFWMSTHNDECRRSLTIPVMGLGGVIFLMSLAGFVGAWKNISCLLWTYLIMLFVVLVAIMVFTVLAFIITNTGTGHAVPGSRYKEYRLQDYSSWFVKQLNDTDKWTHLRSCLVKSDDCNSLSNRYKTLKQYKLAELTPIESGCCRPPAECGYPALNASNFDLSYHPVSTNVDCKLYKNDRFLRCYDCNSCKAGVAQYMKTEWRVVAIFNVILFIILSFVYFVGCCARRHAGGSDSKVPRR from the exons ATGGCCGGCAGCAGCACCAGCACCTTCGTCATCAGGTGGATCAACTTCCTCACCATG ATACTGGCGATACTTGTGGTGGGTTTTGGGTTCTGGATGAGCACCCACAATGACGAATGCCGACGGTCACTGACGATCCCTGTCATGGGCCTTGGAGGAGTAATTTTTCTCAT GTCGCTGGCCGGATTCGTGGGTGCTTGGAAGAACATTTCTTGCTTGCTTTGGACA TATCTAATAATGCTGTTCGTGGTCCTGGTGGCAATCATGGTCTTCACAGTGCTTGC GTTTATCATTACAAATACTGGAACTGGTCATGCTGTTCCTGGGTCCAG ATATAAAGAGTATCGTCTTCAGGACTACAGTTCTTGGTTTGTCAAACAG CTCAATGACACTGATAAATGGACTCATCTGAGAAGTTGCCTTGTGAAGTCGGATGATTGCAATAGCTTGTCAAATAGATATAAG ACTCTAAAACAATACAAGCTCGCTGAGCTGACTCCCATTGAGTCTGGCTGTTGCCGCCCACCAGCGGA GTGTGGATATCCAGCTTTGAATGCTTCCAATTTTGATCTGAGCTACCATCCGGTGAGCACAAATGTCGACTGCAAACTGTACAAAAATGATCGGTTCCTCAGGTGCTATGACTGTAATTCTTGCAA AGCTGGTGTTGCGCAATACATGAAGACAGAGTGGCGAGTGGTTGCCATCTTCAATGTGATATTGTTTATCATTTTG TCATTCGTGTACTTTGTTGGCTGCTGCGCACGTCGACATGCTGGAGGTAGCGATTCTAAAGTTCCTCGAAGATGA